The following proteins are encoded in a genomic region of Apodemus sylvaticus chromosome 21, mApoSyl1.1, whole genome shotgun sequence:
- the Clec18c gene encoding C-type lectin domain family 18 member C, with product MSAAPGRSMIPTARSLWLGSQRRLLGFLLLLLSLLGITWTEAQPPQLPKQAPTLQALSGKESFLILTAHNRLRSQVHPPAANMQRMDWNESLAQLAQARAALCGSSASPNLASAPRHTPDVGWNVQLLPMGSASFVEVVNLWFAEGLQYRHGHSECAHNATCTHYTQLVWATSSQLGCGRQPCVVEQKAMEAFVCAYSPGGNWDINGKTIAPYKKGTWCSLCTASMSGCFKAWDHAGGLCEVPRNPCRMSCRNLGHLNISTCRCHCPPGYTGRYCQVRCSAQCVHGRFQKEECSCLCDVGYGGAQCATKVRFPFHTCDLRIDGDCFMVSPEADTYYGAKMRCQGKGGVLAQIESQKVQDILAFYLGRLETTNEVTDSDFETKNFWIGLTYKAATDSFRWTTGEHQSFTSFAFGQPDNQGFGNCVEMQASAAFNWNDQRCKTQNRYICQFAQKHYSQWEPGP from the exons ATGTCTGCAGCACCAGGCAGGTCAATGATTCCAACGGCGCGCTCCCTGTGGCTGGGAAGCCAGAGGCGACTGCTTGGGTTCTTGCTTCTGCTCCTGTCTCTCCTTGGCATCACCTGGACAGAGGCGCAGCCACCCCAGCTGCCAAAGCAAGCTCCTACTCTGCAAG CCCTGAGCGGGAAGGAGAGTTTCTTAATCCTCACCGCGCACAACCGACTGCGCAGCCAGGTCCACCCTCCTGCAGCCAACATGCAGAGAATG GACTGGAACGAGAGCCTGGCACAGCTGGCTCAAGCCAGGGCAGCCCTTTGTGGCTCTTCAGCCTCTCCGAACCTGGCATCTGCCCCACGGCATACCCCAGATGTGGGCTGGAACGTGCAGTTGTTGCCCATGGGCTCAGCATCCTTTGTCGAAGTGGTCAACCTCTGGTTTGCTGAAGGGCTGCAGTACAGACATGGGCACTCCGAGTGTGCACACAATGCCACCTGCACCCACTACACACAG CTCGTGTGGGCCACCTCCAGCCAGCTGGGGTGTGGGCGGCAGCCATGCGTCGTTGAGCAGAAAGCCATGGAAGCCTTTGTCTGTGCCTACTCCCCAGG AGGCAACTGGGATATAAATGGGAAGACAATCGCCCCTTATAAGAAAGGCACCTGGTGTTCCCTCTGCACAGCCAGTATGTCGGGCTGTTTCAAGGCCTGGGATCACGCAGGAGGGCTCTGCG AGGTTCCCAGGAACCCATGTCGCATGAGCTGCCGAAATCTCGGACATCTCAACATTAGCACCTGTCGCTGTCACTGTCCCCCTGGCTACACAGGGAGGTACTGCCAAG TGCGCTGCAGTGCACAGTGTGTGCATGGCCGATTCCAAAAAGAAGAATGTTCCTGTCTCTGTGATGTCGGCTATGGAGGAGCCCAGTGTGCCA CCAAGGTACGCTTCCCTTTCCATACCTGTGACCTGAGGATCGATGGAGATTGCTTCATGGTGTCCCCCGAGGCAGACACCTACTACGGAGCCAAGATGAGATGTCAG GGAAAAGGTGGGGTGCTAGCCCAGATTGAGAGCCAGAAAGTGCAAGACATCCTTGCCTTCTACCTGGGCCGCCTGGAGACCACCAATGAGGTGACTGACAGTGACTTTGAAACCAAGAATTTCTGGATCG GACTCACCTACAAGGCAGCTACAGACTCCTTCCGTTGGACTACTGGAGAACACCAGTCCTTCACCAGTTTTGCCTTTGGGCAGCCTGACAACCAGGG GTTTGGGAACTGTGTGGAAATGCAGGCATCTGCTGCCTTCAACTGGAACGACCAACGTTGTAAAACTCAAAACCGTTATATCTGCCAGTTTG CTCAGAAGCACTATTCCCAGTGGGAGCCAGGGCCCTGA